From the Malaclemys terrapin pileata isolate rMalTer1 chromosome 13, rMalTer1.hap1, whole genome shotgun sequence genome, one window contains:
- the LOC128848300 gene encoding butyrophilin subfamily 1 member A1-like, which yields MLGSRHPHSSAALLSAVLLLHVQTAVAVSFQVLVPTSPLSAPLGGTVLLPCHLSPALSAQAMQVKWSQPQLGQDVHVYLPDGSEVQGERYRGRTELLRDGIQSGSLALRIWNLTLRDEGRYLCDFQSDTYFSDAALELRLTSSGSDPLLHVGLYEDKGVSVTCLSAGWYPEPNVLWRNSHKKILSPESEQKLQSDDGLFNVSSTVVMTESSDPALTCTLSPGSPDPEKVSAIFISDTFFPRVSSWRVPLFVILTICVCFLALAALFLWRIHKKKGAIYTFLKESHGRPSWKEAFLKAADVTLDPKTAHPSLELFAERKGLRNTGPRQSLPDGPGRFDVYSCVLGSDGYESGTHYWVVEVDGTGGWALGITRESASRKGRFNFSPKQGTWAIQLSRGQYREVTVEWSPLDPPQNPGKIRVYLDYEGGVVCFYDADTMAPLHAFTSSFSGKIYPFFWVWSVGTCLRLCP from the exons atgctgggatccCGTCACCCACACTCCAGCGCTGCCCTGCTCTCAGCCGTCCTCCTCCTGCACGTTCAGACTGCAGTGGCTG TGAGTTTCCAGGTGCTGGTTCCCACCAGCCCCCTCTCCGCCCCGctggggggcactgtgctgctgccCTGCCACCTCTCCCCCGCGCTCAGTGCCCAGGCCATGCAGGTGAAATGGAGCCAGCCCCAGCTAGGCCAGGACGTCCATGTGTACCTGCCGGACGGGAGCGAGGTGCAGGGTGAGAGGTACCGGGGCAGGACGGAGCTTCTGCGGGATGGGATCCAGAGCGGCAGCCTGGCCCTGCGGATCTGGAACCTCACCCTGCGTGACGAAGGGCGCTACCTCTGTGACTTCCAGTCCGACACCTACTTCAGTGATGCCGCGTTGGAGCTCCGCCTGACGA GCTCTGGTTCGGATCCCCTCCTCCACGTCGGTTTGTATGAGGACAAGGGGGTCTCGGTCACATGTCTATCTGCAGGGTGGTACCCGGAGCCCAATGTGCTCTGGAGAAACAGCCATAAAAAAATCCTGAGTCCAGAGTCCGAACAGAAACTGCAAAGTGACGACGGCTTATTCAACGTCTCCAGCACCGTGGTGATGACCGAGAGCTCGGATCCAGCACTGACCTGCACCCTCAGCCCTGGCTCGCCCGACCCAGAGAAAGTATCGGCCATTTTCATCTCCG ACACTTTCTTCCCCAGAGTTTCCTCCTGGCGGGTCCCCCTCTTTGTAATCCTGACGATCTGTGTTTGTTTCCTCGCCTTGGCTGCCCTCTTCCTATGGAGGATTCACAAAAAGAAAG GTGCCATCTACACATTTCTAA AGGAAAGCCACGGCAGACCAA GTTGGAAAGAAGCATTTCTCAAAGCCG CGGACGTGACCCTGGACCCAAAAACAGCTCACCCCAGTCTGGAGCTGTTTGCAGAGAGGAAGGGCCTAAGGAACACAGGTCCAAGACAATCACTGCCTGATGGCCCGGGGAGATTCGACGTTTACTCCTGCGTGCTCGGCTCCGACGGCTACGAGTCAGGGACGCATTACTGGGTCGTGGAGGTGGATGGCAcagggggctgggctctgggaatCACCAGGGAGTCTGCCAGCAGGAAGGGACGGTTCAATTTCAGCCCCAAGCAAGGCACGTGGGCCATCCAGCTCTCCAGGGGCCAGTACCGGGAAGTCACTGTGGAATGGAGCCCGCTGGACCCGCCCCAGAACCCTGGCAAGATCAGAGTGTATCTGGACTATGAAGGAGGGGTTGTGTGCTTCTACGATGCTGATACCATGGCCCCCCTCCATGCCTTCACCTCCTCCTTTTCTGGGAAGATCTACCCGTTCTTCTGGGTCTGGTCTGTAGGGACCTGCCTTAGACTGTGTCCCTGA